A single genomic interval of Syntrophobotulus glycolicus DSM 8271 harbors:
- a CDS encoding SPL family radical SAM protein has translation MNMRFDAVYYEPDALNYELGQELRGKYAGLPWVRIDNHNRIPELTAADNRDFPKLKSHLIVGVRKTHRYVPNHKVSDWLVPYTSSGCRAMCLYCYLVCNYNKCAYLRLFVNREQMLDRLLKKAAAAPVPQTFEIGSNSDLLLENTVTDNLPYTIERFAREGRGKLTFPAKFDMVNPLLKLDHRGKTIFRMSVNPQDIISRVELGTSPLPARIRALNDMAEAGYPVGLLIAPVILQGDWKRLYGELIGLLAGELSEKVTQNGFIEIILMTYSFIQNAINTEAFPNAIQLLDRETMTGRGRGKYCYRKDIRAEAEAFFREKLSRQLKTMPIWYIS, from the coding sequence ATGAATATGCGTTTTGATGCCGTGTATTACGAGCCGGACGCCCTGAATTATGAGCTGGGACAGGAGCTGCGGGGCAAGTACGCCGGCCTGCCCTGGGTGCGGATCGACAATCATAACCGGATACCGGAGCTGACGGCCGCGGACAACCGGGACTTTCCAAAGCTGAAAAGCCATCTGATCGTCGGAGTGAGAAAAACCCACCGGTATGTGCCGAACCATAAGGTTTCGGACTGGCTGGTGCCCTACACCTCCTCAGGCTGCAGGGCGATGTGCCTGTACTGCTATCTGGTCTGCAATTACAACAAATGCGCCTACCTGCGCCTGTTTGTCAACCGTGAGCAAATGCTGGACAGACTGCTGAAAAAGGCCGCGGCGGCTCCTGTGCCCCAAACCTTTGAGATCGGCAGCAACAGTGATCTGCTCCTGGAAAATACCGTAACGGATAATTTGCCCTATACCATCGAGCGGTTTGCCCGCGAAGGCCGGGGGAAGCTGACCTTCCCGGCGAAATTCGATATGGTGAATCCCCTGCTTAAGCTTGACCACAGGGGGAAGACCATCTTTCGGATGAGTGTCAATCCCCAGGACATCATCAGCCGCGTAGAGCTGGGCACCTCTCCGCTGCCCGCAAGAATCCGCGCTCTCAACGACATGGCGGAAGCGGGATATCCGGTGGGACTGCTGATTGCCCCCGTGATCCTGCAGGGGGACTGGAAGCGCCTCTACGGGGAATTGATCGGGCTTCTGGCCGGTGAGCTGAGCGAAAAGGTCACCCAAAACGGCTTTATCGAAATCATCCTGATGACCTACAGCTTCATCCAGAATGCCATTAACACGGAGGCCTTTCCCAATGCCATACAGCTTTTGGACCGGGAAACGATGACCGGGCGCGGGCGCGGCAAATACTGCTACCGAAAGGATATCCGCGCAGAGGCGGAAGCCTTTTTCCGGGAAAAGCTCTCCCGGCAGCTTAAGACGATGCCCATCTGGTATATTTCATAG
- a CDS encoding AbrB family transcriptional regulator, which yields MERKIISVSVKRQVTIPQKYFETLGFHNEAECILREDGILIKPVRDINSGEFSEQILAELISQGLSGPELLERFKEQRKKVRPAIKKLIAQADDLVKSGEGKISLDEMFGAEDQ from the coding sequence ATGGAAAGAAAGATCATCAGTGTCTCAGTCAAGCGGCAAGTGACAATTCCCCAAAAGTATTTTGAAACCCTTGGCTTTCATAACGAAGCAGAGTGCATTCTTCGGGAAGACGGCATCCTGATCAAACCAGTTCGGGATATCAACAGCGGGGAATTCTCTGAACAAATACTGGCCGAGTTGATTTCTCAGGGACTTTCAGGGCCTGAGCTGCTGGAACGGTTTAAGGAGCAGAGGAAAAAAGTGCGTCCGGCGATCAAGAAGCTCATTGCGCAAGCGGATGATCTGGTAAAAAGCGGTGAAGGGAAAATATCACTGGATGAGATGTTCGGAGCAGAGGATCAGTAG
- a CDS encoding PrkA family serine protein kinase — protein MEFKDFIDQDRETRKKYAFEGSFLDYLEILEADPAVAKLAHQRMYDQISQRGVQVLKPEENERIRRLYGNQQIMKKYDFFADFYGIDKTVMKIVEYFHSSAMKGEEAKQVLYLVGPVGSGKSSIMEVLKKALEECEPVYALKGCPMREEPLHLVPKHMRRHFEEILGVKIEGDLCPVCRYRLKEEYQAKFENFPVVTADFSIRSKKGVGVVPPVDPNNQDTSVLIGSVDISKMDLYPEDDPRVFSLNGAFHVGNRGIVEFIEVFKNEVEYLHTIITATQEKSIPSPGKGSMIYFDGVILAHSNEAEWNRFKSDHTNEAILDRIVKVDVPYCLELNEEIKIYEKILRRSNFKSHIAPHSIEIGAMFAILTRLAPSNKVDPLTKMKIYNGEEIVEKGMTKKVDIMELREEAGIREGMSGISTRFVIKAIDTALTNSEHHCVNPLSVLESLIRAVKDLDIPDDQKKRHLAFLQDTIRKEYNKILEKEVTAAFIHSYQEQAETLFNNYLDHAEAFVNQTKLKDRSTGEQLDPDLPFLRSIEEHIGISENSAGGFRTDVTSYMFYLIRKGSRIDYSSYEPLKEAIEGKLTVSVKELSRVITQSQVRDKEQNEKYNAMVLRMKENGYCDHCCNVILKYAANNVWKE, from the coding sequence GTGGAATTTAAAGATTTCATTGATCAGGATAGAGAGACAAGAAAAAAGTACGCCTTTGAAGGCAGCTTCCTGGACTATCTGGAGATACTGGAGGCTGATCCGGCGGTCGCCAAGCTGGCCCACCAGAGGATGTACGATCAGATCAGCCAAAGGGGCGTGCAGGTCCTGAAGCCGGAGGAAAATGAGAGAATCCGCCGGCTGTACGGCAACCAGCAGATCATGAAAAAGTATGACTTTTTCGCGGACTTTTATGGGATCGATAAAACCGTCATGAAAATCGTGGAATATTTTCATTCCTCGGCCATGAAGGGCGAAGAGGCCAAACAGGTGCTATACCTGGTCGGTCCGGTCGGTTCAGGCAAATCCTCCATTATGGAGGTCCTGAAAAAAGCCCTGGAAGAGTGCGAACCGGTGTATGCCCTTAAGGGCTGCCCGATGCGGGAAGAGCCGCTGCACCTGGTGCCCAAGCACATGCGCCGGCATTTTGAGGAAATCCTGGGCGTGAAGATCGAGGGTGACCTCTGCCCGGTCTGCCGCTACCGCTTAAAAGAGGAGTATCAGGCCAAATTTGAAAATTTCCCGGTCGTGACCGCCGATTTTTCCATCCGCTCCAAAAAAGGGGTGGGGGTGGTGCCCCCGGTCGATCCCAATAACCAGGATACCTCTGTCCTGATCGGCTCAGTGGATATTTCCAAAATGGACCTTTATCCGGAGGACGATCCCAGGGTGTTTTCCCTGAACGGGGCCTTTCATGTCGGAAACCGGGGCATTGTGGAATTCATCGAGGTTTTCAAGAATGAAGTGGAGTACCTGCATACCATTATCACGGCAACCCAGGAAAAATCGATTCCTTCACCGGGCAAGGGCTCGATGATTTATTTTGACGGGGTAATCCTGGCCCATTCCAATGAAGCGGAGTGGAACCGCTTTAAATCCGATCATACCAATGAAGCGATCCTCGACCGCATCGTCAAAGTGGATGTCCCTTATTGCCTGGAACTGAATGAGGAAATCAAGATTTATGAAAAGATTCTCCGGAGGAGCAATTTCAAATCCCATATCGCCCCCCACAGTATTGAAATCGGAGCGATGTTCGCCATTCTGACCAGGCTGGCCCCCTCCAACAAGGTTGACCCCCTGACCAAAATGAAAATTTACAACGGGGAGGAAATCGTGGAAAAGGGGATGACCAAGAAGGTGGATATCATGGAGCTGCGGGAAGAAGCGGGCATCAGGGAAGGGATGTCCGGGATTTCCACCCGTTTTGTGATCAAGGCGATCGATACGGCCCTCACCAATTCCGAGCATCACTGCGTCAATCCCCTCAGTGTTCTGGAAAGCCTGATCCGGGCGGTCAAGGATCTGGATATCCCGGACGACCAGAAAAAAAGGCACCTGGCCTTTCTGCAGGATACCATCCGCAAGGAATACAACAAGATCCTGGAAAAGGAAGTCACCGCGGCCTTTATCCACAGCTACCAGGAGCAGGCTGAAACCCTGTTCAATAATTACCTGGATCATGCAGAGGCCTTTGTCAATCAGACCAAGCTCAAGGACCGGTCCACCGGGGAACAGCTGGACCCGGACCTCCCGTTCCTGCGTTCCATTGAAGAGCATATCGGGATTTCGGAAAATTCAGCGGGCGGCTTCCGGACGGATGTGACCTCCTATATGTTTTATCTGATCCGCAAGGGGAGCCGGATTGATTACAGCTCCTATGAACCGCTCAAGGAAGCGATCGAAGGCAAATTAACCGTTTCGGTCAAAGAATTGTCCCGGGTCATTACCCAGTCCCAGGTCAGGGATAAAGAGCAGAATGAGAAATATAACGCCATGGTCCTGCGGATGAAAGAAAACGGCTATTGTGATCATTGCTGCAATGTGATCCTGAAATACGCCGCCAATAATGTCTGGAAGGAATGA
- the yhbH gene encoding sporulation protein YhbH: protein MAIFRDLSPIDHDRSVEDRRRHRRLVENSIKKNLADIISEESIIGESKNKKIKIPVRGVKEYEFIYGKNSGGVGSGDGSEKRGDKIGSARERRQGGDGGAGNQEGEDIYETEVTIEDVINYLFEDLDLPDLNKAKASEEIRASARKKSGYQRKGIPPRLAKKRSMAEKIKRRQGLKKALREENPAEDDREGRENAEAERFPFIEEDLRYQRMKETVRKKSNAVVFCLMDVSGSMDQTRKYLARSFFFLLCQFIQMKYDGVDVVFIAHTTTAAEVSEREFFHKAESGGTNISSAYAKALEIIEKRYPVEQWNIYAFHVSDGENWEQDNEKAVRYAQELCLLCNLFAFAEVLPSAYYTDTIIKVFRARIKADHYLTASIQEKEDLWPALKKILKKELEAG, encoded by the coding sequence ATGGCCATTTTCAGAGATTTGAGCCCCATAGACCACGACCGCTCGGTGGAGGACCGGAGAAGGCACCGCCGGCTGGTGGAGAACTCGATCAAAAAAAACCTGGCCGACATTATTTCCGAAGAAAGCATCATCGGCGAGAGTAAAAATAAAAAGATCAAGATCCCGGTCAGGGGGGTCAAGGAATATGAATTTATCTACGGCAAAAACAGCGGCGGAGTGGGCAGCGGCGACGGCAGCGAAAAAAGAGGGGATAAAATCGGCAGTGCCCGGGAAAGGCGGCAGGGCGGGGACGGGGGAGCAGGCAATCAGGAAGGGGAGGACATTTACGAGACTGAAGTGACGATCGAGGATGTCATCAACTATTTGTTTGAGGATCTGGACCTGCCCGACCTGAATAAAGCCAAGGCCTCCGAAGAAATCCGCGCAAGCGCCAGGAAAAAATCGGGCTATCAGCGCAAGGGCATCCCGCCCAGACTGGCCAAAAAGCGCTCCATGGCCGAAAAGATCAAACGCCGGCAGGGCCTGAAAAAAGCGCTGCGGGAGGAAAACCCGGCCGAGGACGACCGGGAAGGCCGGGAAAACGCCGAAGCCGAAAGGTTCCCCTTTATCGAAGAGGACCTGCGCTATCAGCGGATGAAAGAAACCGTCAGAAAGAAATCCAATGCGGTGGTGTTCTGCCTGATGGATGTTTCCGGGTCCATGGACCAGACCCGCAAATACCTGGCCCGCTCATTTTTCTTCCTGCTCTGCCAGTTTATCCAAATGAAATATGACGGGGTGGACGTAGTGTTTATCGCCCATACCACGACAGCGGCCGAGGTCAGTGAGAGAGAATTTTTTCACAAAGCGGAATCAGGGGGAACGAATATTTCCAGCGCCTACGCAAAAGCCCTGGAAATCATTGAGAAAAGATATCCTGTTGAGCAATGGAATATCTATGCCTTTCATGTCAGTGACGGCGAAAACTGGGAGCAGGATAATGAGAAGGCCGTGAGGTACGCGCAGGAGCTGTGCCTGCTCTGCAATTTATTTGCCTTCGCCGAGGTCCTGCCGAGCGCGTATTACACGGATACCATCATCAAGGTCTTCAGGGCGCGGATCAAAGCGGACCATTATCTGACGGCCTCCATTCAGGAGAAGGAAGACCTGTGGCCGGCCCTGAAAAAAATCCTCAAAAAAGAACTGGAGGCGGGATGA
- a CDS encoding SpoVR family protein has protein sequence MQYTLAEIESWNERIEEIARSLGLDYYPQEFELVNYEDMLSYEAYIGMPSRYPHWSFGKSYEKLKTLYQYNLSGLPYEMVINSDPCIAYLMKDNTLLLQILTMAHVYGHNDFFKNNRLFQAETRPELTLEMFKSHARMIKSLINDPSIGYEKAEKILDAAHALKLQTSRAVGVKRLSPEEQKTALLEEYHRKMSGQSILEPYREEEPPDLSKIPLQPEEDLLLFIRQYGELEEWETNILEIVRSETRYFIPQIETKIINEGWASYWHYEILKALDLPSELHLEFIKRHNDVIAPASGRLNPYYLGFTLFQELCKAHGREKIFEVRAYERDESFLRRYLTRELCAKLHLFEYTAEGNDYFVENVPDEEGWQSVRDTLCQSAGMGGVPLIRVADLSGKDGTLTLEHVFDGRELERTYAERTLNYVAGLWKRKVVLITRFNQTEQYLVV, from the coding sequence TTGCAATATACCCTAGCGGAGATCGAAAGCTGGAATGAAAGGATCGAAGAAATCGCCCGGAGCCTGGGTCTGGATTATTACCCCCAGGAATTTGAGCTGGTCAATTACGAGGATATGCTTTCCTATGAGGCTTATATCGGCATGCCCTCCAGGTACCCGCACTGGAGCTTCGGCAAGTCCTATGAAAAGCTGAAAACCTTATACCAGTATAATTTAAGCGGCCTGCCCTACGAGATGGTCATCAACTCCGATCCCTGCATCGCCTATTTGATGAAGGACAATACCCTGCTTTTGCAGATCCTGACCATGGCCCATGTCTATGGGCATAATGATTTTTTCAAAAACAACAGGCTGTTTCAGGCCGAAACCAGGCCGGAGCTGACCCTGGAAATGTTCAAAAGCCATGCCAGGATGATCAAATCCCTGATCAATGATCCCAGCATCGGCTATGAAAAGGCGGAAAAAATATTGGATGCCGCCCATGCCTTGAAGCTCCAGACATCCAGGGCCGTCGGAGTCAAACGCCTCAGCCCGGAAGAACAGAAAACAGCCCTGCTGGAGGAGTATCACCGGAAAATGTCCGGGCAGAGCATCCTGGAGCCTTACCGGGAGGAAGAGCCGCCCGATCTGAGCAAAATACCCCTGCAGCCGGAGGAGGACCTCCTGCTTTTCATCAGACAGTACGGGGAGCTGGAGGAATGGGAAACCAATATTCTGGAAATCGTCCGCAGCGAAACGCGCTACTTTATTCCCCAGATCGAAACCAAAATCATCAATGAAGGCTGGGCCAGCTACTGGCATTATGAAATCCTCAAAGCCCTGGACCTGCCCTCCGAGCTGCACCTGGAATTTATCAAGCGGCATAATGATGTGATCGCCCCGGCCTCCGGCAGGCTCAATCCCTACTATCTGGGTTTTACGCTTTTTCAGGAGCTCTGCAAGGCCCACGGCAGGGAAAAAATCTTTGAGGTCAGAGCCTATGAACGGGATGAGTCCTTCCTCAGAAGGTACCTGACCCGGGAGCTTTGCGCCAAGCTCCATCTTTTTGAATATACCGCTGAAGGCAATGACTACTTCGTGGAGAATGTCCCGGATGAGGAGGGCTGGCAGAGCGTCCGGGATACACTCTGCCAGTCCGCCGGCATGGGCGGGGTTCCCCTGATCCGGGTTGCCGATCTGTCCGGGAAGGACGGGACCCTGACCCTGGAGCATGTCTTTGACGGCAGGGAGCTGGAAAGGACCTATGCCGAACGGACCTTGAACTATGTGGCCGGTCTCTGGAAGAGGAAGGTCGTGCTGATCACCAGGTTCAATCAGACCGAACAGTACCTTGTGGTCTGA
- a CDS encoding DUF3796 domain-containing protein, with the protein MKNKLAYLGFLGFIGFGGLIGGKANLFSFLPFLIFFSYINVIPDELFWENVKNSAFYAFVVQTIISVIALTISTIITDTNLIVGVLIGGLSLNYGIGIFIFALSLSYYEHREKKGKAE; encoded by the coding sequence ATGAAAAATAAGCTGGCCTATTTAGGGTTTCTTGGATTTATCGGCTTTGGAGGACTGATTGGCGGAAAGGCTAATTTGTTTTCGTTTCTGCCCTTTCTTATATTTTTTTCATACATAAACGTAATTCCTGATGAATTATTTTGGGAAAATGTAAAAAATTCTGCATTTTACGCCTTTGTGGTACAAACTATTATTTCAGTAATTGCTTTAACGATTAGCACAATCATAACAGATACAAACCTGATTGTTGGTGTTTTGATTGGAGGGCTGTCTTTAAATTATGGAATAGGTATTTTTATCTTCGCATTGAGCTTATCGTACTATGAACATAGAGAGAAAAAGGGGAAAGCAGAATAG
- a CDS encoding helix-turn-helix transcriptional regulator, producing MIIKTRIKEYRAKHNMKQEDLARLVGVRRETIYHLENGKYNPSLALAYLIAKVFKVSIEEIFEITEE from the coding sequence ATGATCATAAAAACAAGAATCAAAGAGTACCGTGCAAAGCACAATATGAAACAAGAGGATTTAGCAAGGCTTGTAGGTGTTAGAAGGGAAACGATATATCATCTTGAAAACGGAAAATACAACCCCTCTCTCGCTCTGGCCTATTTGATTGCAAAAGTATTTAAAGTATCAATAGAGGAAATTTTTGAGATCACTGAGGAATAG
- a CDS encoding MFS transporter translates to MKKKNSNQNRPPAASKQTWHLLFIAIFIALVVDGMDLQLLSLCLPAIRADFAVSPIKAGALTSYTLIGMGIGGLIAGLLSDRIGRVKTTIASLLTFTVFTFLLGFVQTYWQFALVRFFSGFGISALYSIGTLLVAEYVPTKKRGTVMGFLIAGWSVGYILAALISAAVLPVYGWRPLFVLSVFPALISFFILRKTQEPAGFLAAAAQKDSRTKQNEYVVIWKDKAVRKVFLLWGITYTALQFGYYGANTWLPSYLNTELGLNFKEMSLYVAGTYTAMVFGKLLAGFLADKLGRRVMWLIVGLSTAVSMPLLVTSISLTNAIFLMVGFGFLYATPLALLPAYMSETFPVRIRGTAMASLASVGKIGSVLSPLFIGYMATEFSIGYGIGLLGIAYTICGLVPGLLIKEKTFDPCAADSAGSLGNLSVIEQENS, encoded by the coding sequence ATGAAAAAGAAAAATTCAAACCAAAACAGACCCCCGGCCGCAAGCAAGCAAACCTGGCATCTGCTGTTCATCGCCATTTTTATCGCTTTAGTCGTAGACGGCATGGACCTGCAATTGCTGAGCCTATGTCTCCCCGCCATCAGAGCCGATTTTGCCGTCAGCCCGATCAAGGCGGGGGCTCTGACCAGCTACACCTTGATCGGGATGGGAATCGGCGGTTTAATCGCCGGTTTGCTTTCCGACCGGATCGGCCGGGTCAAAACGACCATTGCCTCCCTGCTTACCTTTACCGTATTCACATTTCTACTGGGCTTTGTCCAGACCTACTGGCAGTTTGCCCTGGTCAGATTCTTTTCCGGCTTCGGGATCTCCGCCCTCTATTCCATCGGCACCCTGCTGGTCGCCGAGTATGTCCCGACAAAAAAGCGGGGCACTGTGATGGGCTTCCTGATCGCGGGCTGGTCGGTGGGCTATATTCTGGCGGCCCTCATTTCCGCCGCCGTCCTGCCTGTCTACGGCTGGCGGCCGTTATTTGTCCTGTCCGTTTTTCCGGCTTTGATTTCCTTCTTCATTCTGCGGAAAACCCAGGAACCGGCCGGCTTTCTCGCCGCCGCCGCCCAAAAAGACAGCCGGACCAAACAAAACGAATATGTCGTCATCTGGAAGGACAAAGCGGTGCGAAAGGTATTTTTGCTTTGGGGGATCACCTATACCGCCCTCCAATTCGGCTATTACGGGGCCAACACCTGGCTTCCCAGCTATTTGAATACCGAGTTGGGGCTGAACTTTAAAGAGATGAGCCTGTATGTAGCGGGGACCTATACCGCCATGGTCTTCGGCAAGCTGCTGGCGGGGTTTCTGGCCGACAAGCTCGGCCGAAGGGTGATGTGGCTGATCGTGGGCTTAAGCACAGCCGTCTCCATGCCTCTCCTCGTCACTTCTATTTCCTTAACCAACGCCATTTTTCTGATGGTCGGATTCGGTTTTCTCTATGCGACGCCTCTGGCTTTGCTTCCGGCCTACATGAGCGAAACCTTTCCCGTGAGGATTCGGGGAACGGCAATGGCTTCCCTGGCCTCGGTCGGAAAAATCGGCTCTGTCCTTTCCCCCCTGTTTATCGGCTATATGGCCACCGAATTTTCCATCGGGTACGGCATTGGCCTGCTCGGTATTGCTTATACGATCTGCGGGCTTGTCCCTGGACTCTTGATTAAGGAAAAAACCTTCGACCCCTGCGCCGCTGACTCAGCGGGGTCTCTGGGTAATCTCTCTGTGATTGAGCAAGAGAACAGCTAA
- a CDS encoding FAS1-like dehydratase domain-containing protein: MAKKNVEIGKATVAVSYEVERGKIKEFATALGDSNPVYFSREEARKQGYRDIIAAPTFGLPVKRWGSGVSDYGEYCKMLDIDPQMVVHGEQEFLYFGEINPGDVLTGQEYLTDLIEKDTMYLLVCETKFYNQDGAHVLTSRFTQIERKRKGVS; encoded by the coding sequence ATGGCCAAAAAAAATGTGGAAATCGGGAAAGCGACGGTTGCGGTTTCGTATGAAGTGGAACGGGGGAAAATCAAGGAGTTTGCCACAGCCCTGGGGGACAGCAACCCGGTTTACTTCAGCCGTGAAGAAGCGCGGAAGCAAGGCTATCGGGACATCATCGCGGCGCCGACCTTCGGCCTGCCTGTCAAACGCTGGGGAAGCGGTGTTTCGGACTACGGAGAGTATTGCAAAATGCTGGACATTGACCCCCAAATGGTTGTGCACGGCGAGCAGGAGTTTTTGTATTTCGGGGAAATCAATCCCGGCGATGTCTTGACCGGTCAGGAATACCTGACAGACCTCATTGAAAAGGACACCATGTACCTGCTTGTCTGCGAAACGAAATTTTACAATCAGGACGGGGCGCATGTCCTGACCAGCCGGTTTACGCAAATCGAACGCAAAAGAAAGGGAGTGTCATAA
- a CDS encoding MaoC/PaaZ C-terminal domain-containing protein: MANSSFLQSVQEGDTWPELVKPPVTAEQCARYCGASGDFNHLHYSEKAAKAAGFSDVIVQGALVMGIMGQAITDVVPNRLLRQFKVRFAKVTRLGDQITVRGRVTKIELVDGERVLFATLEATDQNGEKKASGEFQLSLAG, from the coding sequence ATGGCGAACAGCAGTTTTCTTCAATCCGTCCAAGAGGGGGACACCTGGCCGGAGCTGGTGAAGCCGCCGGTAACCGCGGAGCAATGCGCCCGCTATTGCGGGGCTTCAGGAGATTTCAACCATCTTCATTATTCCGAGAAAGCGGCCAAGGCCGCCGGGTTCAGCGATGTGATCGTCCAGGGCGCTCTGGTGATGGGGATAATGGGCCAGGCGATCACCGATGTCGTGCCCAACAGGCTCCTGCGCCAGTTCAAGGTGCGCTTCGCCAAGGTTACCCGCCTCGGGGATCAAATCACCGTGCGCGGCCGGGTGACGAAAATAGAGCTGGTGGACGGGGAGCGGGTTTTGTTCGCGACCCTGGAGGCCACGGACCAGAACGGCGAAAAGAAAGCTTCGGGTGAATTTCAGCTCAGCCTGGCCGGTTAA
- a CDS encoding CaiB/BaiF CoA transferase family protein — MENNKPLNGIKVIDFSQVVAGPGCARILADWGASVIKVETVDGEFMRSFGKQVNVPVQPDEMPLFEIFNANKRDIALDIKTETGREIFFRLLADTDVLISNMRERSMKKMGLDYDSLKERFPGLIYACITGYGDTGPRADDPGFDQTSFWSASGFLNSWRIDVPGSYPIYPPGAVGDTITGTALFGGICAALINKLRTGKGDRVMNSLYSTACWVQGQAIVATQYGYQLPKKRYTDANPTILPYQCRDGEWIALSASPIMKHIGNLFAVLGLEEFTGDERFGSDVLVMRNCETIIRAFEEKFILEDFAHWAGVLKERDIPFTRLAHIKDIATDEQIWANGWLEKREFPSGKTVGLIRPPLQSRNLGQTAYNPAPKLGEHTVEILRELGYSEQAIAEMLQAGAVKSQ, encoded by the coding sequence ATGGAAAACAACAAGCCTTTAAACGGGATCAAGGTAATCGACTTCTCGCAGGTGGTGGCCGGTCCCGGCTGCGCCCGTATCCTGGCCGACTGGGGGGCCAGCGTGATCAAGGTCGAGACCGTGGACGGCGAATTTATGCGTTCTTTCGGCAAGCAGGTCAATGTCCCGGTCCAGCCTGATGAAATGCCCCTTTTCGAAATTTTCAACGCCAACAAACGGGATATTGCCCTCGACATCAAGACAGAAACCGGAAGAGAGATTTTCTTCAGGCTGCTGGCGGACACCGATGTCCTGATCAGCAATATGCGGGAAAGGTCCATGAAGAAGATGGGCCTGGACTACGACAGTCTGAAGGAGCGTTTTCCCGGCCTGATTTACGCCTGCATCACAGGCTATGGGGATACCGGGCCCCGGGCCGATGATCCCGGCTTTGACCAGACCTCTTTCTGGAGCGCTTCCGGCTTCTTAAACAGCTGGCGTATTGACGTGCCCGGCTCGTATCCCATTTATCCGCCGGGAGCGGTGGGCGACACCATCACCGGCACCGCGCTCTTCGGCGGGATCTGCGCCGCCCTGATCAACAAGCTGCGCACCGGCAAAGGGGACCGGGTGATGAATTCGCTCTACAGTACGGCCTGCTGGGTGCAGGGGCAGGCGATTGTCGCCACCCAATACGGCTATCAGCTTCCCAAGAAAAGGTACACCGACGCCAATCCCACCATCCTGCCCTATCAGTGCAGGGACGGGGAATGGATTGCCCTCTCGGCCTCGCCGATCATGAAGCATATCGGAAATCTGTTTGCGGTCCTCGGCCTGGAGGAATTCACCGGGGACGAGCGCTTCGGCAGCGATGTGCTGGTCATGCGGAACTGCGAGACCATCATTCGCGCTTTTGAAGAAAAATTCATCTTAGAGGATTTCGCCCATTGGGCAGGTGTCCTCAAAGAGCGGGACATCCCCTTCACCCGCCTGGCCCATATTAAGGATATTGCCACAGACGAGCAGATTTGGGCCAATGGCTGGCTGGAAAAAAGGGAATTTCCCAGCGGCAAAACCGTCGGTCTGATCCGCCCGCCCCTGCAGTCCAGGAACCTTGGCCAGACGGCTTACAATCCCGCCCCCAAGCTCGGTGAGCATACCGTGGAAATTCTGCGGGAGCTGGGCTATTCCGAACAGGCTATCGCGGAAATGCTCCAGGCGGGAGCGGTCAAAAGCCAGTAA